AAGCCCAGCGAGTCGGCGCCGAGGGAGCGGGCGATCTCCTCGATGCCCAGGCCGTTGGCGATCAGCTCCGCCCGGGAGGCGAAGTCGATGCCGTAGAAGCAGGGCCAGCGCACGGGCGGGGAGGAGATGCGCACGTGCACCTCCTTGGCACCGGCCTCGCGCAGCATGCGCACCACGGCGCGCTGGGTGTTGCCGCGCACGATGGAGTCGTCGATGACGACCAGGCGCTTGCCCTCGATCACCTCGCGCAGGGGGTTGAGCTTGAGGCGGATGCCGAGCTGGCGGATGGTCTGGGAGGGCTGGATGAAGGTGCGGCCCACGTAGGCGTTCTTCACCATGCCCTGGCCGTAGGGGATCCCGGACTCCTGGGCGTAGCCGATCGCGGCCGGGGTGCCCGACTCAGGGGTGGGGATCACCAGGTCCGCCTCGACGGGATGCTCGCGGGCGAGCTGGCGACCCATCTCGGCGCGGGACTCGTTCACGCTGCGCCCGGCGATGCGGGTGTCGGGGCGTGCGAGGTACACGTACTCGAAGACGCAGCCCTTGGGCTTGGCCGGCAGCACCTGCTCGCAGCGCAGGCCCTGCTCGTCGATGACGATCATCTCGCCGGGGGCGACCTCGCGCACGAAGCTCGCGCCGCAGATGTCCAGCGCCGCGGTCTCGGAGGCCACGACCCAGCCGCGTTCGAGACGGCCCAGCACCAGCGGGCGGATGCCCTGCGGGTCGCGCGCGGCGTACAGGGCGGTCTCGTCCATGAGGGTGAAGCAGTAGGCGCCGCGCAGGCGGGGCATGAGCTCGCGCAGCGAGTCCTCGAGGGAGCCCTCGGAGTTCAGCAGTGCGGTGACCAGCGCGGTGTCGGTGGTGTTGCCGCGGGCGAGCTCGCCGGTGCGCGGGGTGCCCTGGCGCTCCTCGACCAGCTCCAGCAGCTCCTGGGTGTTGACCAGGTTGCCGTTGTGGGCGAGCGCCACGGTGCCGTCGGGACGGGGGCCGAGGGTGGGCTGCGCGTTGGACCACACGGACCCGCCGGTGGTCGAGTAGCGGGTGTGCCCGATGGCGATGTGCCCCTGGAGCGCCTCGAGGGAGGCTTCGTCGAAGACCTGGGAGACCAGGCCCATGTCCTTGTACACCAGGATCTGGGACCCGTCCGAGGTCGCGATGCCCGCTGACTCCTGTCCACGGTGCTGCAGCGCGTACAGCCCGTAGTAGGTCAGCTTGGCCACGTCCTCGCCGGGGGCGAAGACGCCGAAGACCCCGCAGGCGTCCTGCGGGCCCTTCTCCCCGGGGAGCAGGTCATGGGAGAGTTTTCCGTCGCCGCGTGCCACCTCCCCATGATGCCACAGGGCGGGTCGGCCGACGGGGCCGGTCCGCGCCCTGGGCAGGGCGTGCGTCACGCGCGGGGGCGGCGCTCCTTGCGGTGGCGCAGGGAGTCGATCAGCGCGGCGAGCGCGGCGAGCGGCAGGCCGACGACGACCATGGCCAGCAGCACGAAGTTCGCGATCGCGCGCAGGTCGCCGAAGGCGAAGAAGGGCACCGCGATGAGCGCGCCGACGGCGGGGAGGATCAGCGCGAGCGCGACCCAGAAGCCGAGGGTGGGGGTGCGGCCGCGGCGCACGTAGATGCTGGTGTCCTGCGAGGCGGCGGGCTCCGGGCGCTCGGTGTTCTCCGGGCGCTCGGTGTTCTCGGTGGTGTTCACGGTGTTCACAGCTCTCCTGCGGCATCGACCGCCGCGGCGACGATCGCCGGGTCGGTGAGGGTGTCGGGGGCGCCCGGCTCGACGGGAGCGCCGGGGCGCCGGCGGGCGGACAGGTGCACGTCCATCACGCCGGTGCGGCGGGCGAGGTCGACGACGTCGGCCGGACGGACGCCGCCGCCCGCGCAGACGTCGATGATCCCCTCCCCCGCGTCGACCATGGCGGCGAGGTCCTCGGCGCCGTCGAGGGCGCGGGCGGCACCGCCGGAGCTCAGCACGCGGTGGAAGCCGAGGCCGAGGGCGGTGAGGACCGCCGCGGTGCGGGCGTCGCGGCCCGGCATCGCGTCCGCGGCGCGGTGAAGGGTGAGGACGAGCCCGCGGGCGGAGCGCTGGGCGGCGATCAGCGCCGCGTCCCGCACGGTCTCCAGGGCGGGCACATCGAGGTCTCCCTCCGGGGTCAGCACGCCGAGCACCACCCCGGCGGCGCCCGCGTCGACCGCTTCGGCGGCCTGTTCGGCCATCAGGGCGACCTCGTCGGCGTCCGCGACGAACTCCTCGGGCCGGCCCAGGAAGTCGCAGGTGGTGGCGCGGGGCCGGATCAGCACGTGCACGTCGAAGCCGGGCTTCGCCTCGCGGGCGGCGACGAGCTCACGGGCGCGGCGCACGCACCGGTCGATGAGCTCCGCGGGCGGGGTGGTGCCACCGCGGGCGAGGTCGG
This genomic interval from Brachybacterium aquaticum contains the following:
- the purF gene encoding amidophosphoribosyltransferase, translating into MARGDGKLSHDLLPGEKGPQDACGVFGVFAPGEDVAKLTYYGLYALQHRGQESAGIATSDGSQILVYKDMGLVSQVFDEASLEALQGHIAIGHTRYSTTGGSVWSNAQPTLGPRPDGTVALAHNGNLVNTQELLELVEERQGTPRTGELARGNTTDTALVTALLNSEGSLEDSLRELMPRLRGAYCFTLMDETALYAARDPQGIRPLVLGRLERGWVVASETAALDICGASFVREVAPGEMIVIDEQGLRCEQVLPAKPKGCVFEYVYLARPDTRIAGRSVNESRAEMGRQLAREHPVEADLVIPTPESGTPAAIGYAQESGIPYGQGMVKNAYVGRTFIQPSQTIRQLGIRLKLNPLREVIEGKRLVVIDDSIVRGNTQRAVVRMLREAGAKEVHVRISSPPVRWPCFYGIDFASRAELIANGLGIEEIARSLGADSLGFISEEGMIAATGQAEESLCTACFSGSYPVALPDPVARAQGIIPAREHEPAVVGKDA
- a CDS encoding copper homeostasis protein CutC, with translation MSLLKIEVAVEDLAGLEVAAAAGADRVELCTDLARGGTTPPAELIDRCVRRARELVAAREAKPGFDVHVLIRPRATTCDFLGRPEEFVADADEVALMAEQAAEAVDAGAAGVVLGVLTPEGDLDVPALETVRDAALIAAQRSARGLVLTLHRAADAMPGRDARTAAVLTALGLGFHRVLSSGGAARALDGAEDLAAMVDAGEGIIDVCAGGGVRPADVVDLARRTGVMDVHLSARRRPGAPVEPGAPDTLTDPAIVAAAVDAAGEL